In one window of Vicia villosa cultivar HV-30 ecotype Madison, WI unplaced genomic scaffold, Vvil1.0 ctg.001193F_1_1, whole genome shotgun sequence DNA:
- the LOC131633956 gene encoding GABA transporter 1-like isoform X2 translates to MGSCSPEHISTVEEEEEKREGVSGKGTWKHAAFHVATTIATPAAYAPLPFALASLGWPLGVSSLVSATLATWYSSILIASLWKWNGDKQLTYRHLAQSLFVYKHYHSDGKLSLQHFIIFFGIFELLLSQLPDIHSLRWVNALCTFSTIGFAGTTIGVTIYNGKKIDRTSVNYSLQGSSASKSFKAFNALGTIAFSFGDAILPEIQNTVKEPAKKNMYKSISAAYTVIVLSYWQLAFCGYWAFGSQVQPYILASLSIPEWTVVMANLFAAIQICGCFQIYCRPTYAYFEGSIKSNKSPGHFPLRSQLIRLFYTSIYMSLVTLIAAAVPFFGDFVSICGAIGFTPLDFVFPALAYLKAGSIAKNSKIGILMKLLNILIATWFSIVAVLGCIGAIRSIVEDIKNYRFFHDM, encoded by the exons CCTGCAGCTTATGCTCCTTTGCCTTTTGCTCTTGCTTCTCTTGGTTGGCCTCTCG GTGTGAGTAGCCTAGTCAGTGCAACGCTAGCTACATGGTACTCAAGCATTTTGATAGCTTCTTTATGGAAATGGAATGGAGATAAACAACTTACCTATAGACATCTTGCACAAAGCCTTTTTG TTTACAAGCATTATCACTCAGATGGAAAATTGAGCCtacaacattttattattttctttggaATCTTTGAACTATTGCTCTCTCAACTTCCTGATATTCACTCACTCAGATGGGTTAATGCATTATGCACTTTTAGTACCATTGGATTTGCCGGTACAACCATTGGTGTTACAATTTACAACG GGAAGAAGATTGATAGAACATCAGTTAACTACAGTTTGCAGGGTAGTTCTGCATCTAAGTCTTTCAAAGCCTTCAATGCTCTTGGAACCATAGCCTTTTCATTTGGTGATGCAATTCTTCCAGAAATACAG AATACGGTAAAAGAACCTGCAAAGAAGAATATGTACAAAAGCATATCAGCAGCATACACTGTGATTGTTTTGAGTTACTGGCAGTTGGCTTTCTGTGGTTATTGGGCTTTCGGATCACAAGTCCAACCTTACATTTTGGCTTCTCTGTCCATTCCAGAATGGACTGTTGTTATGGCAAATTTATTTGCAGCTATTCAAATTTGTGGATGCTTTCAG ATATATTGCAGGCCAACTTACGCCTATTTTGAGGGAAGCATAAAATCCAACAAATCTCCAGGCCATTTTCCTCTAAGAAGTCAACTGATACGACTTTTTTATACATCCATATACATGAGTCTTGTTACTCTTATTGCTGCAGCTGTGCCATTTTTTGGGGATTTTGTGTCCATTTGTGGGGCAATTGGGTTTACTCCTTTGGACTTTGTGTTTCCTGCTTTAGCATATCTTAAAGCTGGAAGCATAGCCAAAAACtccaaaattggaattttgatgaAGCTGTTAAACATTTTAATAGCTACTTGGTTCTCTATTGTTGCTGTTTTGGGTTGTATTGGTGCAATAAGGTCCATAGTGGAAGATATCAAGAACTATAGGTTCTTCCATGACATGTAA
- the LOC131633956 gene encoding GABA transporter 1-like isoform X1: MGSCSPEHISTVEEEEEKREGVSGKGTWKHAAFHVATTIATPAAYAPLPFALASLGWPLGVSSLVSATLATWYSSILIASLWKWNGDKQLTYRHLAQSLFGFWGYWSIALFQQIASLGNNIAIQIAAGSSLKAVYKHYHSDGKLSLQHFIIFFGIFELLLSQLPDIHSLRWVNALCTFSTIGFAGTTIGVTIYNGKKIDRTSVNYSLQGSSASKSFKAFNALGTIAFSFGDAILPEIQNTVKEPAKKNMYKSISAAYTVIVLSYWQLAFCGYWAFGSQVQPYILASLSIPEWTVVMANLFAAIQICGCFQIYCRPTYAYFEGSIKSNKSPGHFPLRSQLIRLFYTSIYMSLVTLIAAAVPFFGDFVSICGAIGFTPLDFVFPALAYLKAGSIAKNSKIGILMKLLNILIATWFSIVAVLGCIGAIRSIVEDIKNYRFFHDM; this comes from the exons CCTGCAGCTTATGCTCCTTTGCCTTTTGCTCTTGCTTCTCTTGGTTGGCCTCTCG GTGTGAGTAGCCTAGTCAGTGCAACGCTAGCTACATGGTACTCAAGCATTTTGATAGCTTCTTTATGGAAATGGAATGGAGATAAACAACTTACCTATAGACATCTTGCACAAAGCCTTTTTG GATTTTGGGGGTATTGGTCTATTGCTTTATTCCAGCAAATTGCTTCTTTGGGAAATAACATAGCTATCCAGATTGCAGCTGGGAGCAGCCTTAAG GCAGTTTACAAGCATTATCACTCAGATGGAAAATTGAGCCtacaacattttattattttctttggaATCTTTGAACTATTGCTCTCTCAACTTCCTGATATTCACTCACTCAGATGGGTTAATGCATTATGCACTTTTAGTACCATTGGATTTGCCGGTACAACCATTGGTGTTACAATTTACAACG GGAAGAAGATTGATAGAACATCAGTTAACTACAGTTTGCAGGGTAGTTCTGCATCTAAGTCTTTCAAAGCCTTCAATGCTCTTGGAACCATAGCCTTTTCATTTGGTGATGCAATTCTTCCAGAAATACAG AATACGGTAAAAGAACCTGCAAAGAAGAATATGTACAAAAGCATATCAGCAGCATACACTGTGATTGTTTTGAGTTACTGGCAGTTGGCTTTCTGTGGTTATTGGGCTTTCGGATCACAAGTCCAACCTTACATTTTGGCTTCTCTGTCCATTCCAGAATGGACTGTTGTTATGGCAAATTTATTTGCAGCTATTCAAATTTGTGGATGCTTTCAG ATATATTGCAGGCCAACTTACGCCTATTTTGAGGGAAGCATAAAATCCAACAAATCTCCAGGCCATTTTCCTCTAAGAAGTCAACTGATACGACTTTTTTATACATCCATATACATGAGTCTTGTTACTCTTATTGCTGCAGCTGTGCCATTTTTTGGGGATTTTGTGTCCATTTGTGGGGCAATTGGGTTTACTCCTTTGGACTTTGTGTTTCCTGCTTTAGCATATCTTAAAGCTGGAAGCATAGCCAAAAACtccaaaattggaattttgatgaAGCTGTTAAACATTTTAATAGCTACTTGGTTCTCTATTGTTGCTGTTTTGGGTTGTATTGGTGCAATAAGGTCCATAGTGGAAGATATCAAGAACTATAGGTTCTTCCATGACATGTAA